The following DNA comes from Enterobacter sp. SA187.
GGCGTGGCAGTGCATGATCACGCGATCGCGGCCATGGGTCGCTTTGATGCGTTCACAGTGTGAGCGGAAATGCGCGGGCAGCTCTGATGTCGGTACGGCATCGTCGGTCAGCCCCCAGAGAATGTGGTAGCCCGCGCCGTCGCTGTCCACCTTGACGATGCCGAGGTTGGCGGTGGGATCGAGCTGCACGTTACGGAAGAATTTACCGGAGCCGGTGACGATAAAGGGCGTGTTAGCCAGCAGCGGCATCGGTTGGCTCAGGGCGATGTAGCGCGGCTCTTTATGGAAATCTGCGGCGAAAGAGGTGATGTCTGCCTCATCCAGGCGCAGCGTCAGGTTGCCGCCGTTACGCTCGTCCCAGCCTTTCAGCCAGGCGTCGGAGGTGGCTTTGATCATCCCCTGGACAAACCAGGCGTTAGTGATGTTCTGCATAGTCTTGTGGTTCCTTTGAAAACGCCGGGTGGCGCTGCGCTTACCCGGCCTACATTTATCTCAATGCCGGGTGGCGCTACGCTTACCCGGCCTACATGTCATGCGTAGGCCCGGCAAGCGAAGCGCCGCCGGGCGGTGTATTTACTGGCGTTCGGCCAACACGGTTTTCTCATACGCCCGCACGCTGTCGAGCCACTGGCTGCCGACCGGCGTGTCGTTGCGCTGACAATACATTTCCCATACCGCCTGCCACGGCAGCGATTTCTGCTCTTCCAGCAGCGCCAGACGCGCGGTGTAATCACCGCTCGCTTCCAGGCGACGCAGTTCGTCGGTCGGCTCCAGCAGGGCGCGCAGCAGGGCTTTTTTCATGTTGCGGGTGCCGATCACCCAGGCGGCGATACGGTTGATGGAGGCATCGAAGAAATCGAGGCCAATATGTACGCGGTCAAACAGGTTATGACGGACGATCTCGCTGGCGATGGCCTGGGTTTCGTCGTCCAGCAGCACCACGTGGTCGCTGTCCCAGCGCACCGGGCGGCTGACGTGCAGCAACAGGCGCGGCACGTAGAGCATGGCAGCGGAGATTTTGTCGGAGATCACTTCGGTCGGGTGGAAGTGACCGGCGTCCAGGCACAGCGCCGTCTGGCGGCTGGTGGCATAACCCATGTAAAACTCGTTAGAGCCGACGGTGTAGCTCTCGGCACCGATGCCGAACAGCTTGCTCTCCACTGCATCAATGTGATGCGCCAGGCTCAGCTTCTCGCTCAGCGCCTCGTCCAGCGCGGCGACCAGACGCTCACGCGGCGCGAGGCGGTCAACGGTGACATCTTTCATGCCGTCCGGGATCCAGATGTTCATCACCGACGGCGTGCCCAGTTGCTCGCCGAAATACGCCGACACGCGACGGCAAGCTTTCACGTGGTCGATCCAGAACTGGCGGATCTCATCGTTAGCGTGGGACAGGGTAAAGCCATCGGCGGAAAGCGGATGCGAGAAACACGACGGGTTGAAATCCAGGCCCAGCTGGTTCTCTTTCGCCCAGCTCACCCAGTTTTTAAAGTGTTCAGGTTTGATGGCATCGCGCGCTACCGGCTCGTCGGATTCCAGATAAATGGCGTGCAGGTTCAGGCGCTTCGGCCCTGGAATGAGGCTCAGCGCCTGCTCCAGATCGGCCCGTAACTCTGTTGCGTTGCGCGCCTTGCCCGGATAGTTACCGGTCGCCTGAATGCCGCCCGTCAGGCCGCCCAGCGGGTTTTCAAACCCGGCGACGTCATCGCCCTGCCAGCAGTGCATGGACACCGGCAGGCGATCGAGCTGGCTCAGCGCCGCCTCGACATCAATGCCCACCGCGGCGAAGCGCTGTTTTGCCAGTTCCCAGGCCTGTTCAAGTTGAGTGGTCATGCGCAAAGCTCCTTTGTTGGTCGTTTTTGCTGAAACTGCGCAACATAGCGAGCAATTTCATTATCAGGATGAGGGGTGTAAGTGGTGAGGGCGTAACTGGACGCCACCACCTCACGGAAAGCGTCGACATTGTTCAGCTCGTCCAGCGTCATTAACTGCACGCCGATGTTGCCGAGCGTTGAGGCCTCAACGGGGCCAGCCACCACGGTGATGCCGCAGGCATCGGCGCACAGCTGGTTGAGCAACTGGTTCTGGCAGCCGCCGCCCACGATATGCAGCTGGCTGAAGGCTTTACCGCGAAGCTGCGCCAGTTCGTGCAGCACATCGGCATACAGCAGCGCCAGGCTGTCAAAAATGCAGCGCGCCAGTTCAGCGGCGGTGTGCGGTACGGGCTGGCCGTTTTCCCGGCAGGCGGCCTGCAATTCGCGGCTCATGTTTTCCGGATTAATAAAGCGCGCGTCGTTCGGGTTGATGACGAAACGGCAGGCGGGCAGGGCGGCGGTGCGGGCGATCAGATCCGCCAAATCCTGCACGTTCTGCTCTTTCAGCACCCGTTGCAGCAGCCACAGGCCCATGATGTTTTTCAGCACACGATAGCGGCCTTCCGCGCCCCCTTCGTTGGTGATGTTAGCGGCAAGCGCCTCATCGCTGGTGTAGGGCGTTTTGCTTTCAAAGCCCATCAGCGACCAGGTGCCGGAGGATAAATACGCGGCGTCTTTGCCGGCCAGCGGCGCGGCGATCACCGCGCTGGCGGTGTCATGGCTGGCGACGGCAACCACCGGCACGTCAGCCCAGTGACCGATCACATTGCCGGGATGGGTGGGGGTGCCAAGCCAGGCGGCGGGTACGCCCGCCCAGTCGAGCAGCGTCTCGTCCCAGCTGTCGGTGTGAATGTTTACCAGCTGCGTGGTGGTGGCGTTGGTGTATTCCCAGTTGAGCTGGCCGGTCAGCCGGAAGCTGAAATAGTCGGGGATGAGCAGCGCATGGGCGACGCGCGCCATCAGTTCCGGCTGCTGTTCGCTTAACGCTTTAAACTGATAGAGCGTGTTGAAGGGTAAAAACTGAATGCCGCTGCGACGATAAATATCGGTTTTACCGGGCTGCGCTAACGCCCGCGCCATTACGCCATCGGTGCGGCTGTCGCGGTAGGAAACCGGCAGACCGACACGCTCGCCCTGCGCATCAATCAGCACGTAATCCACGCCCCAGGTATCTATGCCGATGCTGTCGATGGCGATGCCCTGCTGACGGACTTTATCCAGCCCGCAGCGGATTTCCGCTTCCAGGCTGTCGATATCCCAGCACTCGGTGCCGTCAATTTTTTGCAGACAGTTACTGAAGCGATGAATTTCGCGAAGCGTAAGGGTACGCGGCTCAACGTCGAAGCGGGCGAGCATTACGCGCCCGCTTGATGCGCCTAAATCGACTGCGACGCAATGGCGAAAAGTCATGGAGCGATCCTCTGGTGAGTCATTGCCGCCAGTCTAAAAAAGGGCCAGCAGGATCACCTTCTTGCCAGTGACAGGCCCAAACCGCCGCTGGCAAGAAACCAAAGATGAACGTGAGAGAGTTCACAATTTCCACTTATCAGCGGTTTTTCAGCCGCTGTGACCGCCGCCGCATTTCCTGAACTTTCCGACAGTTTCTTGAAAAATCGACAGGCTTTGCGCGCTTTGCTGTCAAAAATTCAAGGTGAGAACAGAGGGCGTTAATTACTATATTGAGAACGTTTCTCATCGACAGGGGTTGCTATGACCGTATTACACAGCGTGGACTTTTTTCCATCAGGTTATACGCCTGTTGCTATTGAACCCCGGCTGCCCCAGGCGGCATTCCCGGAACATCATCATGATTTTCATGAGATTGTGATCGTCGAGCACGGCACCGGTATTCACGTCTTCAATGGTCAGCCCTACACCATCAGCGGCGGCACCGTGTGCTTTGTACGCGATCATGACCGGCATCTCTATGAGCACACCGATAATCTGTGCCTGACCAATGTGCTGTACCGCTCCCCGGACGCGTTCCAGTTCTTATCCGGCTTAAACCAGTTACTGCCGCAGGAGCAGGACGGGCACTATCCGTCTCACTGGCGCGTGAATCAGGGCGTATTGCAACAGATCCGCCAGATTGTCGGGCAGATGGAAACGGCGGATGAGGGCAAGGATACGGCGGCGCTGGCGAACCGTGAGATCCTCTTTATGCAGTTGCTGGTGCTGTTGCGTCGCAGCAGCCAGATGGAAGGGGCGGCGAATAACGATGCGCGCCTGAATCAGTTGATGTCGTGGCTGGAAGATCATTTTGCGGAAGAGGTGTGCTGGGAGTCGCTGGCGGATCAGTTCTCGCTGTCGCTGCGCACCCTGCACCGTCAGCTCAAGCAGTACACCGGTATGACGCCGCAGCGCTATCTGAATCGCCTGCGGCTGATCAAAGCGCGACATTTATTGCGCCACAGCGACCATAGCGTCACTGACATCGCTTTTCGCTGCGGTTTCGGCGACAGTAACCACTTTTCAACGCTTTTTCGCCGGGAGTTCGACTGGTCGCCGCGCGATATCCGCCAGGGGCGCGACACGCTTTTACAGTAGCTGCGCGTAACGAGAGATTTATCACCGTATTTTCGCCAGAAAACAGCTAATAATGAAAGGTTAATCGCTGTTGAGGTGACCTTGTGGCAGGCCAGTTAATTCTTCGCAAAGCCGATTTTTTTGCCCGTACCGGACAGGCGGTGGCGGTGGCGGATCGCTACCCGCAAAACGTCTTTGCGGAGCATTCCCACGAGTTTAATGAACTGGTGCTGGTGTGGCGCGGCAACGGGCTGCACATTCTGAACGACCGGCCTTACCGCATCACCCGCGGCGATCTGTTCTATATCCGCGCCGAAGATCGCCACTCTTACGCCTCGGTGAACGACCTGGTGCTGCAAAATATTATCTACTGCCCGGAGCGCCTGACGCTGGCGCTGGACTGGGCGGCGCATATTCCGGGGCTACAGGGCCGTGAGCAGTCGCCCTACTGGCGGCTTGGCAGCACCGGCATGACGCAGGCGCGGCAGGTGATCACCCAGCTGGAGCAGGAGAGCGCCAGAACGGACGAGCTGGCGAACCCGCTGGCGGAGGCGCTGTTCGCGCAGCTGATCCTGACGCTTAAACGGCATCGCTACGCCACGGATAACCTGTCGGCTACCGCCAGCGAGGCGCTGCTCGACAGGCTCATCACGGCGCTGGCAGGCAGCCTGAACCGGGCCTTTGCGCTGGAGACGTTCTGCGAGCAAAACCAGTGCAGCGAACGCGCGCTGCGGCAGCAATTCCGCACCCAGACCGGCATGACCATCAACAACTATCTGCGCCAGCTGCGCATCTGCCACGCGCAGTATTTGCTGCAACATACGGAACTGTTAATCGGCGAAATCGCCATGTGCTGCGGCTTCGAAGACAGCAACTATTTCTCGGTGGTGTTTACCCGTGAAACGGGCGCGACGCCAAGCCAGTGGCGGCAACGCTTAGCGCCAAAATTGACAGTGTCATAACGAAAAGTTATAACCACACAGAAACTACGGCATTGATAAACATTTTCAATACCAGTTAATTAACTATAATGAACCAACTGCTTACGCGGCGTTAACACTTCAGCCGCCCGACAATAATGGAGATGAATATGAGTTATACACTGCCATCCCTGCCATACGCATACGACGCTTTAGAACCGCATTTCGATAAGCAGACGATGGAAATCCATCACACCAAACACCACCAGACCTACGTAAACAACGCTAACGCAGCGCTGGAAAGTCTGCCTGAATTCGCTAACCTGCCGGTTGAAGAGCTGATCACCAAACTGGATCAGCTGCCGGCAGACAAAAAAACCGTACTGCGTAACAACGCGGGCGGTCACGCTAACCACAGCCTGTTCTGGAAAGGCCTGAAAACCGGTACCACCCTGCAGGGCGACCTGAAAGCGGCTATCGAACGTGATTTCGGCTCTGTTGAGAAATTCAAAGAAGAGTTCGAGAAAGCGGCTGCCACCCGTTTCGGCTCCGGCTGGGCGTGGCTGGTACTGAAAGGCGACAAACTGGCTGTAGTCTCTACTGCAAACCAGGACAGCCCGCTGATGGGTGAAGCAATTTCTGGCGCATCCGGCTTCCCGATCCTGGGTCTGGACGTGTGGGAACACGCTTACTACCTGAAATATCAGAACAAACGCCCGGATTACATCAAGGCGTTCTGGGAAGTGGTTAACTGGGACGAAGCAGCGGCACGTTTCGCGGCTAAAAAATAAGTCCTGCTCACCTTCTGGTGAATCTGTCCAGCCCCTGTCGGTAAGCCGACGGGGGCTTTTTTTTGCCCGCTACAGGCCGAAAACCTCGTCGATGGCACGCGTCTGCGCGACGTTCAGCGTGCCGCCCGCGTTACGCGATGTCGTTCCGCAATAACCAAATTTGCGCGCCACCACGGTTTTAATGGTGGTGACAAAATCATCGCCGATGGCGTAAATCGCCGACAGCTTGCCAATCTCCTGCTGAACCTGCTGTAAAGTTTGCAGATCGCCCCGGGCGAAGGCTTCACGCGCGCGGACGAACAGCTCCGGCACAATGTTATTCAGCCCGGAAATCACCCCGGCGCCGCCTGCCAGCTTGTTGGGAATAAAATACTCGTCGTAGCCGGAGAGTACGGCAAAATCCTCCCGTACCGCCCGGGTGGCGAGGATCATATTGCGGGTGTGCGACTGGCAGTCCACGGTGTCTTTGATCCCGGCGAAGTCAGGGAATTCTGCCACCAGCGTGGCGATAAGCTCCGGCGTCAGATCACAGCCGGTACGCGCCGGAAAGTTATAGGCGAACCATTTGCCGGTCAGCTGCTGCCCGAGCGCGCGGTAGTAGCTGAGCAGCTGCGCAGATGTCTGTCCGTAGTAGTAGGGCGGCAGGATCATCACCGCGTCGTAGCCCGCGTCAAAGGACGCCTGCGCCATACGCAGTATATCGCTCACGCAAGTGGAGGAGACGTTTGCCACCATCGGCAGCGACGACATGGCCCGTGCTTCGCGGATCAGCGACAGCCGCTCTTCCAGCGTAAAGGAAGCGAATTCGCCGATGCTGCCCATCAGCAGAATCACGTCGATTCTGGCGTCGGTCAGGCGGGCGAGATGCTGGCGCAGGCCGTTAAAATCTATCTTGCCGTCGGTTTCCATCGGCGTAATGGACGGGCACCAGACGCCCGTAAAGCGTGCATCACTGGACATGTTGTTGACTCCTTGAATGTGAAATGGCGTTTCAGAAGTTAGCTAAGTGATAGCACGGCTTGCAGCATTTCACGCCAGTGGTGTACTTTTTTTGCGCGCTGATGCCGCAAAAATATTGTATTTGGCGGCGTTTCCGGCCAGCCTGAAGCGCAGTGGAATTATGACAAAGGGAGACGATATGCAATATCCGATGGAGGTATTTTCCGGCAAGGTGCGCGATTATCCGGGCAGCCGCCCGAGCGCCATTGCGAAAGTGCAGGTGGATGGCGAACTGACGCTTACGGAACGCGGCCTGAAAGATGACCAGCAGGCGGAGAAAAAGATCCACGGCGGCCCCGACCGTGCGTTATGCCACTATCCGCGGGAACATTACGCCCAATGGGCGCGGGATTTCCCGGACCAGGCGGCGCTCTTTGTCGCCCCGGCCTTTGGCGAGAATCTGTCGACCGTCGGGCTGACGGAGAAGAACGTGTATATCGGCGATATTTTCCGCTGGGGCGAGGCGCTGATCCAGGTGACGCAGCCGCGCTCGCCGTGCTTTAAGCTCAATTTCCACTTCGGCATTCCCAATATGGCGACGCTGATGCAGGATCGCGGTCACACCGGCTGGCTGTACCGTATCGTGGCGGGCGGGAAGGTGTTCAGCGATGCGCCGCTGGAGCTGGTATCCCGTTGCAGCGAGATCAGCGTCCATGAGGCGGGTGTCATTGCCTGGCATACGCCGTTCGACGATGAGCAGTATCATCGCCTGCTGTCAGCGGCAGGGCTGTCGGTGAGCTGGGCAAGAACCATGCAGAAACGGCGGATTAGCGGCAAAATCGAAGACAGTTCGCGGCGGTTGCGCGGGTAACCGGCGTTGCCCTCTCCCGGTGAAGGAGAGGGCGCTACATCAGGCTCGCTTGCTATACAACGGCAGCCAGAGGGTCAGGCGCAGGCCGCCTAACGGGCTGTCGTCGGCTTTCACCCAGCCGCGGTGCTGCTGGATGGCGGTTTCCACAATCGCCAGGCCCAGCCCTGTGCCGCCGGACTCGCGATCGCGGGCCTCGTCGGTGCGGTAGAACGGCCGAAAAATCTGCTCGCGATCTGCCGGGCTGACGCCCGGACCGTCATCATCCACGTGAATGGTGATGCCGTCTTTATCCACCGCAAATCCCACTTCAATCTGCGTGTGTGAATAACGCAGCGCATTACGCACGATGTTTTCCAGCGCGCTTTCCAGCGCGTTCGGGTTGCCGTACAGCGGCCATGGCCCTGGCGGGAAGGTCACCGTCAACGTCTTGCCCATCTGTTCGGCTTCAAAGGCGGCGTTGTCCAGCACCTCGCTCCACAGCTGATTCGCTTTCATGGTTTCGCTGACCAGCGCGTTTTTCTGCTGATTGCGCGACATCACCAGCAGGTCGTTGATCATGCTGTCGAGCCGCTGCGCTTCGGTTTCGATGCGCTCCAGCTCTTTGCTTTCACCACTGCGACGGCGCAGCAGGGCGGTGCCCAGTTGCAGACGCGTCAGCGGGGTGCGCAGTTCATGCGAAATATCAGAAAGCAGGCGTTGCTGCGAGGTCATCATGCGTTCCAGGGCCGTCACCATCTGGTTAAAGCTGGCCCCGGCGGCGAGGAATTCCTGCGGCCCCGCTTCCAGTTCCGGATGCTGACGCAGGTTACCCTGCGCCACTTCATCGGCAGCATTTTTCAGCTTACGCGCCGGTTTGGCGAGACTCCACGCCAGCCATAACAGCAATGGCGAACTGACCAGCATGGTGACAATCAGCAGTAATAACGGGCGGTCAAAAAGCAGGTTAATAAAGTCTGACTGCGAGCTGCTGGCCGGACGAATGAGATAGAGCTGGTAATTATCTTCCCCATCCCTGATGGAAAATGGCCCTACCAGCTCTACCCGACCGTACTTTTTCTTCTGCGGGTGGTCGGAGTTATCCGCCTGCCCGATGAAGTTACGAATGATCTGCATTTCGCTGCGTTCTGCGCCAATCACGCGCCCTTCGCTGGTCACCAGCAGCAGGCGTTGACCCGGCGGCGCCCATTTGTCGATCGCGCGGAATAATCTGCGCCACCACATCAGGTCGTTCGGCGGATCATTGGCCAGTTCCGCTTCGACATGCTGTTCGATCATCACGCCCTGGCGCTGTTCGCTGTCGAGCAACTCCGTCATCTGACGGGAGTCCAGCTTCGGCACCATCAGTACCAGCATCAGCACCAGTGCCAGCGTTAACCAGAAAATGGCAAAGATGCGCGCAGTCAAACTTCCAATCATGAAGCAGAAACCATCAGATAGCCGCGACCACGCAGGGTTTTAAACCACGGATGTCCGTCTTTGCGTTCCGGCAATTTACGGCGCAGGTTGGAAATGTGCATATCGATGGCGCGATCGAACGGCGTTAAGCGCTTACCCAGCACTTCCTGGCTCAGATGTTCACGGGAAACGACCTGGCCCAGATGCTGCGCCAGCAGATAAAGCAGCGTGAATTCGGTGCCGGTAAGTTCCAGCGACTGTCCATCAAAGCTGGCTTCCTGACGGCCTGGATTGAGGCTTAAGGCGTCGACTTCTAAAGTAGGGGAACCGTTATCGCTGTTTTGCTGCTGCTCGCTCCAGTGTGAACGGCGCAGGATGGCGCGGATGCGCGCAACCAGCTCACGGTCGTTGAAGGGTTTAGGCAGATAATCGTCCGCGCCCAGCTCAAGGCCAAGTACGCGATCCAGTTCGCTGCCGCGTGCAGTCAACATAATAACGGGCGTCTGGTGTGTCTGGCGAAGCTCTTTAAGTGTATCAATACCGTTTTTCTTCGGCATCATCACGTCGAGCAAAAGTAAATCGATACTGTCGTCAAGGAGGTCGAGCGCTTGTTCCCCATCATGGGCAACCAACACGTCAAAGCCTTCCATGTCGAGCAGTTCCTTTAACAGGGATGTAAGCTCTCGGTCATCATCAACTAACAGGATTTTATTCATTGTTTAAATACCTCCGAGGCAGAAATTACGTCATCAAGGCGCGCTAATCCATGACTTTACGTTGTTTTACACCCCCTGACGCTAGTTTTCAGCCTGAACCGTACACTGGCTCTCGTTGAATCGCGAAACAAAAGATTTTGGGAGTAAGTGATGCGCAATGTTACCGCTGCCGTCATGGCCTCAAGCCTGGCATTCAGTGCAGTCAGCCAGGCAACTGGAGACGTAACAGGCGATAACTGGCATCCAGCAGATGGACTTACTCAGCGTAGCAGCCAGAGCCACATGTTTGACGGTATTAGTTTAACCGAACATCAGCGACAGCAG
Coding sequences within:
- a CDS encoding L-rhamnose isomerase; this translates as MTTQLEQAWELAKQRFAAVGIDVEAALSQLDRLPVSMHCWQGDDVAGFENPLGGLTGGIQATGNYPGKARNATELRADLEQALSLIPGPKRLNLHAIYLESDEPVARDAIKPEHFKNWVSWAKENQLGLDFNPSCFSHPLSADGFTLSHANDEIRQFWIDHVKACRRVSAYFGEQLGTPSVMNIWIPDGMKDVTVDRLAPRERLVAALDEALSEKLSLAHHIDAVESKLFGIGAESYTVGSNEFYMGYATSRQTALCLDAGHFHPTEVISDKISAAMLYVPRLLLHVSRPVRWDSDHVVLLDDETQAIASEIVRHNLFDRVHIGLDFFDASINRIAAWVIGTRNMKKALLRALLEPTDELRRLEASGDYTARLALLEEQKSLPWQAVWEMYCQRNDTPVGSQWLDSVRAYEKTVLAERQ
- the yiiM gene encoding 6-hydroxyaminopurine reductase, with translation MQYPMEVFSGKVRDYPGSRPSAIAKVQVDGELTLTERGLKDDQQAEKKIHGGPDRALCHYPREHYAQWARDFPDQAALFVAPAFGENLSTVGLTEKNVYIGDIFRWGEALIQVTQPRSPCFKLNFHFGIPNMATLMQDRGHTGWLYRIVAGGKVFSDAPLELVSRCSEISVHEAGVIAWHTPFDDEQYHRLLSAAGLSVSWARTMQKRRISGKIEDSSRRLRG
- the rhaS gene encoding HTH-type transcriptional activator RhaS yields the protein MTVLHSVDFFPSGYTPVAIEPRLPQAAFPEHHHDFHEIVIVEHGTGIHVFNGQPYTISGGTVCFVRDHDRHLYEHTDNLCLTNVLYRSPDAFQFLSGLNQLLPQEQDGHYPSHWRVNQGVLQQIRQIVGQMETADEGKDTAALANREILFMQLLVLLRRSSQMEGAANNDARLNQLMSWLEDHFAEEVCWESLADQFSLSLRTLHRQLKQYTGMTPQRYLNRLRLIKARHLLRHSDHSVTDIAFRCGFGDSNHFSTLFRREFDWSPRDIRQGRDTLLQ
- the sodA gene encoding superoxide dismutase [Mn]; its protein translation is MSYTLPSLPYAYDALEPHFDKQTMEIHHTKHHQTYVNNANAALESLPEFANLPVEELITKLDQLPADKKTVLRNNAGGHANHSLFWKGLKTGTTLQGDLKAAIERDFGSVEKFKEEFEKAAATRFGSGWAWLVLKGDKLAVVSTANQDSPLMGEAISGASGFPILGLDVWEHAYYLKYQNKRPDYIKAFWEVVNWDEAAARFAAKK
- the rhaD gene encoding rhamnulose-1-phosphate aldolase; amino-acid sequence: MQNITNAWFVQGMIKATSDAWLKGWDERNGGNLTLRLDEADITSFAADFHKEPRYIALSQPMPLLANTPFIVTGSGKFFRNVQLDPTANLGIVKVDSDGAGYHILWGLTDDAVPTSELPAHFRSHCERIKATHGRDRVIMHCHATNLIALTYVLENDSDLITRKLWEGSTECLVVFPDGVGILPWMVPGTDEIGQATADAMAKHSLVLWPFHGVFGSGPTLDEAFGLIDTAEKSAEVLVKVYSMGGMKQTITREELIALGKRFGVTPVQSALDLYK
- the rhaR gene encoding HTH-type transcriptional activator RhaR — protein: MAGQLILRKADFFARTGQAVAVADRYPQNVFAEHSHEFNELVLVWRGNGLHILNDRPYRITRGDLFYIRAEDRHSYASVNDLVLQNIIYCPERLTLALDWAAHIPGLQGREQSPYWRLGSTGMTQARQVITQLEQESARTDELANPLAEALFAQLILTLKRHRYATDNLSATASEALLDRLITALAGSLNRAFALETFCEQNQCSERALRQQFRTQTGMTINNYLRQLRICHAQYLLQHTELLIGEIAMCCGFEDSNYFSVVFTRETGATPSQWRQRLAPKLTVS
- a CDS encoding dihydrodipicolinate synthase family protein, which encodes MSSDARFTGVWCPSITPMETDGKIDFNGLRQHLARLTDARIDVILLMGSIGEFASFTLEERLSLIREARAMSSLPMVANVSSTCVSDILRMAQASFDAGYDAVMILPPYYYGQTSAQLLSYYRALGQQLTGKWFAYNFPARTGCDLTPELIATLVAEFPDFAGIKDTVDCQSHTRNMILATRAVREDFAVLSGYDEYFIPNKLAGGAGVISGLNNIVPELFVRAREAFARGDLQTLQQVQQEIGKLSAIYAIGDDFVTTIKTVVARKFGYCGTTSRNAGGTLNVAQTRAIDEVFGL
- the rhaB gene encoding rhamnulokinase; the protein is MTFRHCVAVDLGASSGRVMLARFDVEPRTLTLREIHRFSNCLQKIDGTECWDIDSLEAEIRCGLDKVRQQGIAIDSIGIDTWGVDYVLIDAQGERVGLPVSYRDSRTDGVMARALAQPGKTDIYRRSGIQFLPFNTLYQFKALSEQQPELMARVAHALLIPDYFSFRLTGQLNWEYTNATTTQLVNIHTDSWDETLLDWAGVPAAWLGTPTHPGNVIGHWADVPVVAVASHDTASAVIAAPLAGKDAAYLSSGTWSLMGFESKTPYTSDEALAANITNEGGAEGRYRVLKNIMGLWLLQRVLKEQNVQDLADLIARTAALPACRFVINPNDARFINPENMSRELQAACRENGQPVPHTAAELARCIFDSLALLYADVLHELAQLRGKAFSQLHIVGGGCQNQLLNQLCADACGITVVAGPVEASTLGNIGVQLMTLDELNNVDAFREVVASSYALTTYTPHPDNEIARYVAQFQQKRPTKELCA
- the cpxR gene encoding envelope stress response regulator transcription factor CpxR — its product is MNKILLVDDDRELTSLLKELLDMEGFDVLVAHDGEQALDLLDDSIDLLLLDVMMPKKNGIDTLKELRQTHQTPVIMLTARGSELDRVLGLELGADDYLPKPFNDRELVARIRAILRRSHWSEQQQNSDNGSPTLEVDALSLNPGRQEASFDGQSLELTGTEFTLLYLLAQHLGQVVSREHLSQEVLGKRLTPFDRAIDMHISNLRRKLPERKDGHPWFKTLRGRGYLMVSAS
- the cpxA gene encoding envelope stress sensor histidine kinase CpxA, which codes for MIGSLTARIFAIFWLTLALVLMLVLMVPKLDSRQMTELLDSEQRQGVMIEQHVEAELANDPPNDLMWWRRLFRAIDKWAPPGQRLLLVTSEGRVIGAERSEMQIIRNFIGQADNSDHPQKKKYGRVELVGPFSIRDGEDNYQLYLIRPASSSQSDFINLLFDRPLLLLIVTMLVSSPLLLWLAWSLAKPARKLKNAADEVAQGNLRQHPELEAGPQEFLAAGASFNQMVTALERMMTSQQRLLSDISHELRTPLTRLQLGTALLRRRSGESKELERIETEAQRLDSMINDLLVMSRNQQKNALVSETMKANQLWSEVLDNAAFEAEQMGKTLTVTFPPGPWPLYGNPNALESALENIVRNALRYSHTQIEVGFAVDKDGITIHVDDDGPGVSPADREQIFRPFYRTDEARDRESGGTGLGLAIVETAIQQHRGWVKADDSPLGGLRLTLWLPLYSKRA